AGTGAGAGTTAATTATGGGTTACCCGGATATGGAGACATGAAATGCCTTTAAACGGGTAAACCTATCTATGCCTAAAACAGACTTAACCTTATATACTGGAAGATTTTATACAATAATACCCCGCCTTGCTCTAGATCATCCCAACCCGCTGGAATCGCTATTCATTATGTTTCCGCTAGCAAGATTATTAGCGCCTCGAATGGGCTCAAGGTCAATTTATAAACTGAGTAATATTGCAATTatcaattcaaaaacatTCAGTGCTTCTCCTGTCCAAAAGCTTAATGGGAAGCCCATTAGTCACAGATCATTTACAGCTATGCGATCTATACTAAATACTGCATCATCCAcagcttcatcttcgtcttcagcCAAGTCGAAAGCCAACACTATCCCTCTAACTACTCGTATATCGAGTGCGttttcatttatttttgcatCAGGACTGGTGATTGGCGGTATCGGCTTAACAGGAAttgtaatttattattttgtaaATGATATTTTACTGCCTACTAGCGACGTTCAAATCTTTAACAAGGCATTTTCGATAATAGAAAAGGACCCTCAGTGTCAGAAATTATTAGGCGGATCGAAGATTAAAGCATATGGCGAAGAAACGTCAAGCAAGTGGGGTAACCGAAATAGACCAATTGCCAGTCGAAGAGGGATGGATGGCCGTGGTCTAGAGCATGTGTTAATGCATTTCCATGTTAAGGGAGATATTGCCGAAGGCGTGGCCCGTTTAGAAATGATTGAAAGTGGTGAAAAGTCATCACTGGGTATTGGTAAATTTGACTTCAGATACTTAGTGGTCGAGGTGCCAGGTAGTCCGCGTgtttatttgattgataACTCGAACAAACCCAAGGCAAAGGATCCCAATGCTGGATTTTTAGGTGTTAGATGGGGTCCTAAGAAAGATGTATAGGCTAGCTACGAGTTATAGCTACCAGTTCATATTATGATATTCTCCGGGGTTGGGCTATATGGAATTGTTGGGAATGATCAAATAATGTCTTGGACCCGATAAAAACGTTGAAAATCATATCTGGCTCTTGGAGATCCCACCTTTCTCTATCTAAAAGTTTCAGTCTTGGTGGATTGGACAGCTTTATATCACTACCACATTGGATTGAACAGCTTTATACCACAGCTACTGGACCTATCTTGCAAAAGTTGACCAGTGAGCTAATACTATTCAATAGTTTGTGACTAGATACGTTGAAATTAAACTTCTGAACCTATACATTTGGTAATTTAACAATTTAATCCACTTCGGATCTAAGATAACTCCATAAGCCT
The Sugiyamaella lignohabitans strain CBS 10342 chromosome A, complete sequence genome window above contains:
- the TIM21 gene encoding Tim21p (Nonessential component of the TIM23 complex; interacts with the Translocase of the Outer Mitochondrial membrane (TOM complex) and with respiratory enzymes; may regulate the Translocase of the Inner Mitochondrial membrane (TIM23 complex) activity; GO_component: GO:0016021 - integral component of membrane [Evidence IEA]; GO_component: GO:0016020 - membrane [Evidence IEA]; GO_component: GO:0005743 - mitochondrial inner membrane [Evidence IEA,IEA]; GO_component: GO:0005744 - mitochondrial inner membrane presequence translocase complex [Evidence IEA]; GO_component: GO:0005744 - mitochondrial inner membrane presequence translocase complex [Evidence IDA] [PMID 15797382]; GO_component: GO:0005744 - mitochondrial inner membrane presequence translocase complex [Evidence IDA] [PMID 15878866]; GO_component: GO:0005739 - mitochondrion [Evidence IEA]; GO_component: GO:0005739 - mitochondrion [Evidence IDA] [PMID 14562095]; GO_component: GO:0005739 - mitochondrion [Evidence IDA] [PMID 14576278]; GO_component: GO:0005739 - mitochondrion [Evidence IDA] [PMID 16823961]; GO_function: GO:0003674 - molecular_function [Evidence ND]; GO_process: GO:0030150 - protein import into mitochondrial matrix [Evidence IEA]; GO_process: GO:0030150 - protein import into mitochondrial matrix [Evidence IMP] [PMID 15797382]; GO_process: GO:0015031 - protein transport [Evidence IEA]; GO_process: GO:0006810 - transport [Evidence IEA]) gives rise to the protein MFPLARLLAPRMGSRSIYKLSNIAIINSKTFSASPVQKLNGKPISHRSFTAMRSILNTASSTASSSSSAKSKANTIPLTTRISSAFSFIFASGLVIGGIGLTGIVIYYFVNDILLPTSDVQIFNKAFSIIEKDPQCQKLLGGSKIKAYGEETSSKWGNRNRPIASRRGMDGRGLEHVLMHFHVKGDIAEGVARLEMIESGEKSSLGIGKFDFRYLVVEVPGSPRVYLIDNSNKPKAKDPNAGFLGVRWGPKKDV